AACTCATTTTAGAATCGGAATTTTCCAAAGAAATACGTATCACCCTTGCCAAAGGACAAGTGATGAAAGAGCATCAAACCCAATTTCCCATCGTTGTTCACGTTTTGGAAGGATGTATCGAATTTGGCATCTGTGGGAAACCAACGCCTTTGCTAAGCGGTACTATTTTAAGCCTTGAAGGTAACGTTCCGCACGATTTAAAAGCCATTGAAAACAGCGTAGTACGCCTGACTTTAGCGAAAACCGATAGCGTAACAAGAGTTCAGAAAGTATCTAATAACTAATCAATTAAATTATGAAAGACATTGAAACCCGAGAAGATATTGCCCAACTGGTTAGCGCTTTCTATGCAAAAATCAGAAAAGATGAATCGTTAGGTACTATATTCAATAGTCATATCCGTGAAGATGAGTGGACGGCTCACCTTGAAAAACTCACGGATTTTTGGGAAACCAATCTATTTGGCATTCCCAAATTCAAAGGGAGTCCTTCACAAAAACACATTTTGGTAGATAAAAATTTAAACTACGGAATCACTCAAAATCACTTTGGTCAATGGCTCAACCTATGGTTTGAAACCATAAACGCTATGTTTTCAGGTGAGTTAGCAGAACGTGCCAAACACGCTGCCCGAAAAATGGCTACTGGACAATATGTGATGATCTGGAACAATCGCCCCGAAAATATATCCGCTTACTAATAAAACTGAAAAATAAAACCTCATCACAAACCTGAGTATTAAAATGATTTTTAACGAAGTTTCTAAATGACTTTTTTCATAGAAATCGTTATTTTTGCCAAAAAAATGATGCTACGGTTGTTTAAGGATTTTCGCTTCGTTACATTGCTGTGGTTCGGTTTGGCTCTTGCTACCGTAATTCAGAATGTTTTTATACGAGGGAAGTATAATAACTATTTGATTTTTGAAGGAGTCTTCCGTCACACCATTGGAAAACTATCGCTTTACGCTGAATATCCAACAGAGTACTTTGATGTAAATCATTATGGAATTTTGTTTAGCGCTATAATTGCTCCGTTCGCTGTTTTGCCTAATTGGTTAGGTTGTTCACTTTGGATTATGAGCAACGTACTCTTTCTGTATTGGGCGATACGTCAACTGCCTTTGAAACAATGGCAAATAATAGGAATATTACTTATTGCAGCTCACGATTTATATACCGCAGCAGCAATGCAACAATTCAATATCAGTATAGTAGCCATTTTAGTAGGAGCATTTGTTTTCATAGAAAAAGGGAAAAGCCATTGGGCTACATTGCTGATTGTTATAGGGATTCTAACAAAAATTTATGGCATTGTAGGACTTGCTTTTTTCTTCTTTTCAAGAGATAAGATACGATTCATAGGGTCGGGACTACTTTGGTTGGTGATTTTATTTTGTTTACCAATGCTTTATTCCTCACCGCAATATGTTATCTCTCAGTATCAAGAATGGTTTGAACGATTGGCAGTCAAGAACAATTCGAATATGAATGCTTTACAATACAACCTTCAAAATCTATCCTTATTAGGATTTCTGCAACGAACGGGGGTTTTTAATAATAATTTAGTGGTAATTGTAACCGGATTAGTACTATTCACATTGCCTTATTTACGTTTTAATCAGTATGAAAATAAAGATTTTCGGTTGATGTTTTTAGCCTCTGTAAGTATGTTTTTATGTCTGTTTAGCACAGGAACGGAAAATAGTACTTATATAATAGCTTATGTAGGTATTGGAATATGGTTTGTAGCAAGTCCGAACCAAAACAAATGGTTAAAAATAAGCCTTTTGTCCCTTACAATACTAGCATCACTCTCACCTACAGACATATTTAAACCCCTAAAAGAACCTTATATTATTAAATATTCGCTACGGGCAATTCCTGTGGCAATTGTTTGGTTAGTAATGATTTGGGAAATGTGTTTTTTGAATTATAAAGACAGATTGCTCTTTGAAAATCGAAATGATTAAAGAAATGCAAAAAAAACAGATTGACATCGTAGTTCCTTGTTATAACGAATCAGGAAATATTCGAGTATTATACGACTCGGTACAAGCTATTTTTCAAGAAAAATCACTTGAAAATTACACGTTTAACCTTATTTTTGTCAATGACGGAAGCACTGATGATTCGCTACAGATTTTAAAAGAAATGTGTCAGAGGTATAAAAATGTGAAGTATATTTCCTTTTCGAGAAACTTTGGGCATCAATTGGCTGTAAAAGCAGGTTTAGACAATGCTTTTGGTGATGCTGTAATTTCAATGGACGCTGATTTGCAACACCCACCTTCTCTCATTCCTGAACTTGTCAGAAAATGGCAAGAAGGGAATCAAGTAGTGGCTACGATACGTAAATATGCTCCTGATGCGGCAAATAAGATAAAAAAATCGTCTACTTATTTTTATAAAATACTGAATTTCATTACTGATATTGAGATAAAAGATGGTGCTGCAGATTTTCGGTTGTTGGACAAGTCAGTGGTATCAGTAATTCGATCAATGAGTGAAAATGAACCTTTCCTGCGAGGAATGGTTCCGTGGACTGGATTTCGTCAGGTTTACATTCCGTATATTGCACAGAAAAGATTTTCTGGAAAAACCAAATATACT
This genomic window from Capnocytophaga canimorsus contains:
- a CDS encoding cupin domain-containing protein produces the protein MKIASFQEDLAFNTEKISVELILESEFSKEIRITLAKGQVMKEHQTQFPIVVHVLEGCIEFGICGKPTPLLSGTILSLEGNVPHDLKAIENSVVRLTLAKTDSVTRVQKVSNN
- a CDS encoding group III truncated hemoglobin gives rise to the protein MKDIETREDIAQLVSAFYAKIRKDESLGTIFNSHIREDEWTAHLEKLTDFWETNLFGIPKFKGSPSQKHILVDKNLNYGITQNHFGQWLNLWFETINAMFSGELAERAKHAARKMATGQYVMIWNNRPENISAY
- a CDS encoding glycosyltransferase family 87 protein, whose translation is MMLRLFKDFRFVTLLWFGLALATVIQNVFIRGKYNNYLIFEGVFRHTIGKLSLYAEYPTEYFDVNHYGILFSAIIAPFAVLPNWLGCSLWIMSNVLFLYWAIRQLPLKQWQIIGILLIAAHDLYTAAAMQQFNISIVAILVGAFVFIEKGKSHWATLLIVIGILTKIYGIVGLAFFFFSRDKIRFIGSGLLWLVILFCLPMLYSSPQYVISQYQEWFERLAVKNNSNMNALQYNLQNLSLLGFLQRTGVFNNNLVVIVTGLVLFTLPYLRFNQYENKDFRLMFLASVSMFLCLFSTGTENSTYIIAYVGIGIWFVASPNQNKWLKISLLSLTILASLSPTDIFKPLKEPYIIKYSLRAIPVAIVWLVMIWEMCFLNYKDRLLFENRND
- a CDS encoding glycosyltransferase family 2 protein, with product MQKKQIDIVVPCYNESGNIRVLYDSVQAIFQEKSLENYTFNLIFVNDGSTDDSLQILKEMCQRYKNVKYISFSRNFGHQLAVKAGLDNAFGDAVISMDADLQHPPSLIPELVRKWQEGNQVVATIRKYAPDAANKIKKSSTYFYKILNFITDIEIKDGAADFRLLDKSVVSVIRSMSENEPFLRGMVPWTGFRQVYIPYIAQKRFSGKTKYTLKKMLHLAMVGATAFSVKPLHFAVYLGFAFSLLSILYVPYVIFSFINGTEISGWASLIMTVVFFGGLQLIILGIIGIYIGKIFKQTKDRPNYIIQERNF